In Mesorhizobium sp. 113-3-3, a genomic segment contains:
- the fdxA gene encoding ferredoxin FdxA produces the protein MTYVVTDNCIKCKYMDCIEVCPVDCFYEGENMLVIHPDECIDCGVCEPECPADAIKPDTEPGLDKWLQINTEYAEKWPNITAKKEPPADAKTFDGEAGKFEKYFSAEPGEGD, from the coding sequence ATGACCTATGTCGTGACCGACAATTGCATCAAGTGCAAATATATGGACTGCATCGAGGTCTGTCCGGTCGACTGCTTCTACGAAGGCGAGAACATGCTCGTCATCCATCCCGACGAATGCATCGACTGCGGCGTCTGCGAGCCCGAATGCCCGGCCGACGCGATCAAGCCCGACACCGAGCCGGGCCTCGACAAATGGCTGCAGATCAACACCGAATATGCCGAGAAATGGCCCAACATCACCGCCAAGAAGGAACCGCCGGCCGACGCCAAGACCTTCGACGGCGAGGCCGGCAAGTTCGAGAAATACTTCTCAGCCGAGCCCGGCGAAGGCGATTGA
- a CDS encoding CarD family transcriptional regulator, with amino-acid sequence MATITPQKKSTGARHGFKTGEYIVYPAHGVGQIVSIDEQEVAGHKLELFVIDFQKDKMRLKVPVAKATSIGMRKLSEEDYVERALKVVQGRARVKRTMWSRRAQEYDAKINSGDLISISEVVRDLYRADNQPEQSYSERQLYEAALDRMAREIAAVNRMSETEAVRLIEVNLNKGPKRGAKADNEEAEQEEAA; translated from the coding sequence ATGGCAACGATCACCCCGCAGAAGAAGTCCACTGGTGCGCGTCACGGTTTCAAGACCGGCGAATACATCGTCTATCCGGCGCATGGTGTCGGCCAGATCGTATCGATCGACGAGCAGGAAGTGGCCGGCCATAAGCTGGAACTGTTCGTCATCGACTTCCAGAAGGACAAGATGCGCCTGAAGGTGCCGGTCGCCAAGGCGACCTCGATCGGCATGCGCAAGCTTTCGGAAGAGGATTATGTCGAGCGCGCGCTGAAGGTCGTGCAGGGCCGCGCCCGCGTCAAGCGCACCATGTGGTCGCGCCGCGCCCAGGAATATGATGCCAAGATCAATTCGGGCGACCTGATCTCGATCTCGGAAGTCGTGCGCGACCTCTACCGCGCCGACAACCAGCCGGAGCAGTCCTATTCCGAGCGCCAGCTCTATGAAGCGGCGCTCGACCGCATGGCCCGCGAGATCGCGGCCGTCAACCGTATGTCGGAAACCGAAGCCGTGCGCCTGATCGAGGTCAACCTCAACAAGGGCCCCAAGCGCGGCGCCAAGGCCGACAATGAGGAAGCCGAGCAGGAAGAAGCTGCCTGA
- the phbB gene encoding acetoacetyl-CoA reductase: protein MTKVAIVTGGSRGIGAAISIALKTAGYSVAANYAGNDEAAAKFKAETGIPVYKWSVADYDACAAGIKQVEADLGPVSVLVNNAGITRDAMFHKITRDQWKEVIDTNLSGVFNMTHPLWNGMRERKFGRVITISSINGQKGQAGQVNYSAAKAGDIGFSKALAQEGARAGITVNVICPGYIATEMVKAIDEKVLNERILPQIPVGRLGEPEEIARCVVFLASQDAGFITGSTITANGGQYFV from the coding sequence ATGACCAAGGTAGCAATCGTCACGGGCGGATCGCGCGGCATCGGCGCGGCGATCTCGATCGCTTTGAAGACCGCCGGTTATTCGGTTGCCGCCAACTATGCCGGCAATGACGAGGCGGCGGCGAAGTTCAAGGCCGAGACCGGCATTCCGGTCTACAAATGGTCGGTCGCCGACTATGACGCTTGCGCCGCCGGCATCAAACAGGTCGAGGCCGACCTCGGCCCGGTGTCGGTGCTGGTCAACAACGCCGGCATCACCCGCGATGCCATGTTCCACAAGATCACCCGCGACCAGTGGAAAGAGGTCATCGACACCAACCTGTCGGGTGTCTTCAACATGACGCATCCGCTGTGGAACGGCATGCGCGAGCGCAAGTTCGGCCGCGTCATCACCATCTCCTCGATCAATGGCCAGAAGGGCCAGGCCGGCCAGGTCAACTATTCCGCCGCCAAGGCCGGCGACATCGGCTTCTCGAAGGCGCTCGCCCAAGAGGGTGCCCGCGCGGGCATCACCGTCAACGTCATCTGCCCCGGCTACATCGCCACCGAAATGGTCAAGGCCATCGACGAGAAGGTCCTCAACGAGCGCATCCTGCCGCAGATCCCGGTCGGCCGCCTCGGCGAGCCGGAAGAGATCGCGCGCTGCGTCGTCTTCCTGGCCTCGCAGGATGCCGGCTTCATCACCGGCTCGACCATCACGGCCAATGGCGGCCAGTACTTCGTCTGA
- a CDS encoding TetR/AcrR family transcriptional regulator, whose product MTENQPKKITKSDRTRAQILEAARQLFAERGYDGASIRDVAAQASIDPAMVIRYFHSKDELFARAAVVNLQLPDQRIDPAAIGETLIRRFLVNWEGPANGPGMIILLRSAASNEHAAEKVRDVFANQVRPMIASIGDPADAGRRAGLVASQLLGLAMCRYLLRLGPVVALSHEEIIRNVGPVLQHYAMGS is encoded by the coding sequence ATGACCGAGAACCAGCCGAAAAAAATCACCAAGTCAGACCGTACACGGGCTCAAATCCTCGAAGCCGCGCGCCAGCTTTTCGCTGAGCGAGGCTATGACGGCGCCTCCATCCGAGACGTTGCAGCACAGGCCTCGATCGATCCGGCGATGGTGATCCGTTATTTCCACAGCAAGGACGAATTGTTCGCCAGGGCGGCGGTCGTGAACCTGCAACTGCCCGATCAGCGGATTGATCCGGCCGCTATCGGCGAAACGCTGATCAGGCGCTTTCTCGTGAATTGGGAAGGCCCGGCCAACGGGCCCGGCATGATAATCCTGCTTCGCTCGGCAGCATCGAACGAGCACGCGGCCGAAAAAGTCCGTGATGTCTTCGCCAACCAGGTGAGGCCCATGATTGCTTCAATAGGCGACCCGGCGGATGCCGGCCGGCGCGCCGGGTTGGTTGCCAGCCAGTTGCTGGGTCTCGCCATGTGCCGATATCTGCTGCGGCTTGGGCCGGTGGTCGCGCTATCCCATGAAGAGATCATCCGAAATGTCGGGCCAGTGCTGCAACACTACGCCATGGGATCATGA
- a CDS encoding RNA-binding S4 domain-containing protein — translation MVAEGRQRIDKWLFFSRAVKSRSLAAKLVVAGRVRINRDKAAQASDLVKPGDVLTITLDRRIFVWKVLGAGVRRGPAEEARTLYEDMSPPPTPKGEALPDAIPALREAGSGRPTKRERRQTDRLLGED, via the coding sequence ATGGTTGCCGAAGGCCGCCAGCGCATCGACAAATGGCTGTTCTTCTCGCGCGCGGTGAAATCGCGCTCGCTGGCCGCCAAGCTGGTCGTCGCCGGACGCGTGCGCATCAATCGCGACAAAGCAGCGCAGGCCTCCGACCTGGTCAAGCCGGGCGACGTGCTGACCATCACGCTCGACCGTCGCATTTTCGTCTGGAAGGTTCTCGGCGCCGGGGTCCGGCGCGGCCCGGCCGAGGAAGCCCGCACCCTCTACGAGGACATGTCGCCGCCACCGACGCCGAAGGGCGAGGCGCTTCCCGACGCCATACCGGCGCTGCGCGAGGCCGGCAGCGGCCGCCCGACCAAGAGAGAGCGCCGCCAGACCGACCGCTTGCTTGGCGAAGATTGA
- a CDS encoding amino acid ABC transporter ATP-binding protein, protein MIGLTDIEKRFGDNLVLKGVTVAIAEGSVTALVGPSGGGKSTLLRCINLLEIPTSGTVRIGDETLAFRPGIKVPAADIRRLRLQTGMVFQNFQLFPHRTAIENVMEGLVTVLKWPTEKARERALALLEKVGMAHKADAWPATLSGGQQQRVAIARALAPSPKVLLCDEPTSALDPELAQEVVDVLGKLASEGTTMVIATHDLRLASKIAEKAVFLDAGVIVEQGPSAVLFGNPERERTKRFIATLKQEAEKEGGGPA, encoded by the coding sequence ATGATCGGCCTCACCGACATCGAAAAGCGCTTCGGCGACAATCTGGTGCTGAAGGGCGTGACCGTCGCCATCGCCGAAGGCAGCGTCACGGCCCTTGTCGGCCCGTCGGGCGGGGGAAAAAGCACGCTCCTGCGCTGCATCAACCTCCTGGAAATCCCGACCTCGGGCACGGTGCGCATCGGCGACGAGACGCTGGCGTTTCGCCCGGGCATCAAGGTGCCTGCCGCCGACATCAGGCGGCTGCGCCTGCAGACCGGCATGGTGTTCCAGAACTTCCAGCTGTTCCCGCATCGCACCGCCATCGAGAATGTCATGGAAGGGCTGGTGACAGTGCTGAAATGGCCGACGGAGAAGGCGCGCGAGCGGGCGCTCGCTTTGCTGGAAAAGGTCGGGATGGCGCACAAGGCCGATGCCTGGCCGGCGACGCTGTCGGGCGGCCAGCAGCAGCGCGTGGCGATCGCCCGGGCGCTCGCGCCGTCACCGAAAGTGCTGCTGTGCGACGAGCCGACTTCGGCGCTCGATCCGGAACTGGCGCAAGAGGTGGTCGACGTGCTTGGCAAGCTCGCCAGCGAAGGCACAACCATGGTGATAGCGACGCATGATCTGCGGCTTGCCTCCAAGATCGCTGAGAAAGCGGTATTCCTCGATGCCGGCGTCATTGTCGAGCAGGGGCCGTCCGCCGTGCTGTTTGGCAACCCCGAGCGCGAACGGACCAAGCGGTTCATCGCGACGCTGAAGCAGGAGGCGGAGAAGGAAGGCGGCGGTCCGGCGTAG
- a CDS encoding helicase-related protein: MNIQPKHTEPLILSGRDVTAVLGPTNTGKTHLAIERMVAHETGVIGLPLRLLAREVYTRVCEKVGAHKVALITGEEKIQPPGAKYSVCTVEAMPRETDAAFVAIDEVQLAGDLERGHIFTDRILHLRGRQETLLLGAATMHGILQRLLKGVSVVTRPRLSHLAYAGSKKLTRLPRRTAIVAFSADEVYAIAELIRRQQGGAAVVLGALSPRTRNAQVALFQSGDVDYLVATDSIGMGLNLDLDHVAFAQNRKFDGYQYRNLTAAELGQIAGRAGRHLRDGTFGVTGQVDPLDDDLVKKIESHDFDPVKVLQWRTARFDFASLDALKRSIETNAPVEGLTRALPAVDAQALEYLSRDEDIRALATDAKRVALLWEACALPDYRKIAPAQHADLIASIYMDLARHGHVDENYMAEQVRRADTTEGDIDTLSHRIAQIRTWTFVSNRPGWLADQAHWQEKTREIEDRLSDALHERLTKRFVDRRTSVLMRRLRENTMPEAEISPTGTVLVEGHHVGELQGFRFTADQTAGGEDAKAVRTAAQKALAAEFEARAERFGACANGDLALGSDGTLRWIGAPIGTLVSGEDALKPRLVLLADEQLTGPARDKVAGRAERFVNFQIESLLKPLVDLKNADQISGIGRGIAFQLVENFGLINRRDIAEEMKSLDQEGRAALRRLGVRFGAYHVFVPALIKPAPAGLVTLLWALQNDGKDKPGFGDVVHALASGRTSVVIDPAFDKAFYKLAGYRNLGRRAVRIDILERLADLIRPATNWKPGLGQRPDGAYDGQSFMVTPPMMSILGATADDMEEILKGLGYRAEPKPAAEVKARLEAQDNAAREAAGAKLAAEEAARAEQAKAAEAAATDAAAEAAVEGSEPAVAETAIEAPAETIAEVAAEPVAEAQPETPAEAVEEPTTEPVAEAAAEPAAEPEAEASADVIVAQSADALTSPSMGEVAARSDAGGGDGADGADVTAEASAAPSPALRADPPHEGEGETSEPAAEAEAPKPILLWRQGRFEQRPRHHEGRNNRQRNGQARGRNNASADAAGAPATAAPGERPAQEGRRDGAGKPRFDRSKFKPKPQGEGEQRRDGRPQGDRPERREGRPDWKGGRPEGKGGPDRGKGGAKPAFQPKPREERPVRFDPDSPFAKLAALRDQLKK, translated from the coding sequence ATGAACATCCAGCCGAAACACACTGAGCCGCTGATCCTGTCGGGACGCGACGTGACCGCCGTGCTTGGGCCGACCAACACCGGCAAGACCCATCTCGCCATCGAGCGCATGGTGGCGCACGAGACCGGCGTCATCGGCCTGCCGCTCAGGCTGCTGGCCCGGGAGGTCTATACGCGCGTCTGCGAAAAGGTCGGCGCCCACAAGGTCGCGCTGATCACCGGCGAGGAGAAGATCCAGCCGCCGGGCGCCAAATATTCGGTCTGCACGGTCGAAGCCATGCCGCGCGAGACCGACGCCGCCTTCGTCGCCATCGACGAGGTGCAGCTCGCCGGCGACCTCGAGCGCGGCCACATCTTCACCGACCGTATCCTGCACCTGCGCGGCCGCCAGGAAACGCTGCTGCTGGGTGCCGCCACCATGCACGGCATCCTGCAGCGCCTGCTGAAGGGCGTCTCGGTGGTTACGCGGCCTAGGCTGTCGCATCTGGCCTATGCCGGCTCGAAGAAACTGACCCGCCTGCCGCGCCGCACCGCGATCGTCGCCTTCTCCGCCGATGAGGTCTACGCCATCGCCGAGCTGATCCGTCGGCAGCAGGGCGGCGCCGCCGTCGTGCTCGGCGCGCTCTCGCCGCGCACCCGCAACGCCCAGGTGGCGCTGTTCCAGTCGGGCGATGTCGACTATCTCGTCGCCACCGACTCCATCGGCATGGGCCTCAACCTCGATCTCGACCATGTCGCCTTCGCCCAGAACCGCAAATTCGACGGCTACCAGTACCGCAACCTGACGGCGGCCGAACTCGGCCAGATCGCCGGCCGCGCCGGCCGGCATCTGCGCGACGGCACCTTCGGCGTTACCGGCCAGGTCGACCCGCTCGACGACGACCTCGTCAAGAAGATCGAGAGCCACGACTTCGATCCGGTGAAGGTGCTGCAGTGGCGCACCGCGCGTTTCGACTTCGCCAGCCTCGATGCGCTGAAGCGCTCGATCGAGACCAACGCGCCGGTCGAGGGCCTGACGCGCGCGCTGCCGGCGGTCGACGCACAGGCGCTCGAATATCTCTCCCGCGACGAGGACATCCGCGCGCTCGCCACCGATGCCAAGCGCGTGGCGCTGCTGTGGGAAGCCTGCGCGCTGCCAGACTACAGGAAGATCGCGCCGGCCCAGCATGCCGACCTCATCGCCTCGATCTACATGGACCTCGCCCGCCACGGCCATGTCGACGAGAACTACATGGCCGAGCAGGTGCGCCGCGCCGACACAACCGAGGGCGACATCGACACGCTGTCGCACCGCATTGCCCAGATCCGCACCTGGACATTCGTGTCGAACCGGCCCGGCTGGCTGGCCGATCAGGCACACTGGCAAGAAAAGACGCGCGAAATCGAAGACAGATTGTCGGATGCGCTGCATGAGCGGTTGACGAAACGCTTCGTAGACCGCAGGACTTCCGTCCTCATGCGGCGCCTTAGAGAAAATACCATGCCTGAAGCCGAAATCAGTCCTACCGGAACCGTCCTTGTCGAAGGCCATCATGTCGGCGAGTTGCAAGGGTTCCGCTTCACCGCCGACCAGACCGCCGGCGGCGAAGACGCCAAGGCCGTGCGCACGGCCGCGCAAAAGGCGCTGGCCGCCGAATTCGAGGCGCGCGCCGAGCGCTTTGGCGCCTGCGCCAATGGCGACCTCGCGCTTGGCTCGGACGGCACGTTGCGCTGGATCGGCGCGCCGATCGGCACGCTGGTTTCGGGCGAGGACGCGCTGAAGCCGCGCCTTGTGCTGCTGGCCGACGAACAGCTGACCGGCCCGGCCCGCGACAAGGTCGCCGGGCGCGCCGAACGCTTCGTCAATTTCCAGATTGAGTCGCTGCTGAAGCCGCTGGTCGATTTGAAGAACGCCGACCAGATTTCCGGCATCGGCCGTGGCATCGCCTTCCAGCTGGTCGAGAATTTCGGCCTCATCAACCGCCGCGACATCGCCGAAGAGATGAAGTCGCTCGACCAGGAAGGCCGTGCCGCCTTGCGTCGGCTCGGTGTGCGCTTCGGCGCCTATCACGTCTTCGTGCCCGCGCTGATCAAGCCGGCGCCCGCCGGCCTGGTGACCTTGCTGTGGGCGCTACAGAATGACGGCAAGGACAAGCCGGGCTTCGGCGACGTGGTCCATGCGCTGGCGTCGGGCCGCACCTCGGTGGTCATCGATCCGGCCTTCGACAAGGCCTTCTACAAGCTTGCCGGCTACCGCAATCTCGGCCGCCGCGCCGTGCGCATCGACATATTGGAGCGGCTGGCCGACCTCATCCGCCCGGCGACCAACTGGAAGCCCGGCCTCGGTCAGCGCCCGGACGGCGCCTATGACGGCCAGTCCTTCATGGTGACGCCGCCGATGATGTCGATCCTCGGCGCCACCGCCGACGACATGGAAGAAATCCTCAAGGGCCTGGGCTATCGCGCCGAGCCGAAGCCGGCGGCGGAGGTCAAGGCGCGGCTCGAGGCGCAGGACAACGCTGCGCGTGAAGCCGCCGGGGCCAAGCTTGCGGCGGAAGAAGCCGCGCGCGCCGAGCAGGCCAAGGCTGCGGAAGCCGCGGCAACGGATGCAGCCGCCGAGGCGGCGGTCGAGGGTTCGGAGCCGGCTGTTGCCGAGACCGCCATCGAAGCGCCGGCCGAGACCATCGCGGAAGTGGCGGCGGAGCCGGTCGCGGAAGCGCAACCGGAAACTCCGGCCGAGGCCGTGGAAGAGCCCACAACAGAGCCTGTCGCCGAAGCGGCTGCTGAACCTGCTGCCGAGCCAGAGGCGGAAGCCAGCGCTGACGTCATCGTCGCCCAAAGCGCCGACGCCCTTACCTCCCCCTCGATGGGGGAGGTCGCGGCGCGAAGCGACGCGGGTGGGGGTGATGGCGCTGACGGTGCAGATGTAACTGCCGAAGCCAGCGCGGCCCCCTCCCCGGCGCTGCGCGCCGACCCTCCCCACGAGGGGGAGGGTGAAACGAGCGAGCCCGCCGCCGAGGCCGAGGCGCCCAAGCCGATCCTGTTGTGGCGTCAGGGCCGTTTCGAACAGCGCCCGCGTCATCACGAGGGCCGCAACAACCGCCAGCGCAACGGGCAAGCGCGCGGCCGAAACAATGCATCGGCCGATGCCGCCGGCGCACCGGCCACGGCTGCACCAGGAGAACGTCCCGCCCAGGAAGGGCGGCGCGATGGCGCCGGCAAGCCGCGCTTCGACCGTTCGAAGTTCAAACCCAAGCCGCAGGGTGAAGGCGAACAGCGTCGTGACGGCCGCCCGCAGGGCGATCGTCCCGAGCGCCGCGAAGGCCGGCCCGACTGGAAGGGTGGCCGGCCCGAGGGCAAGGGTGGTCCCGATCGCGGCAAAGGCGGCGCAAAGCCCGCATTCCAGCCGAAGCCGCGCGAGGAACGTCCGGTGCGCTTCGATCCGGATTCGCCCTTCGCCAAGCTCGCCGCCTTGCGCGACCAGTTGAAGAAGTAG
- a CDS encoding FAD-dependent oxidoreductase → MLPKKTEVVIIGAGPTGMALSIALHQANVDHVLIEKLAHGLQTSRAGVIHAQTLESLEPLGVTQRLSELSVKLEDFAIRDRNRALLKLDFGKLPSRHPYLMMLPQNLTEQVFAERISALGGTIHREVEAVAVTQDSDGARVTVVENGQEKIILARYVVGADGMQSLVRKSTGIEFDGEAYDGSFVLADVRLDWPVGPTEVSLFFAPAGLVVVAPLPDGSYRVVATMDEAPEKPDVADIQALLDSRGPTRKRARVLGISWSSRFRVHHRLVRAYRKDRLLLMGDAAHVHSPAGGQGMNTGIIDAVVLGRLLGDVVNGVRSETELDLYETLRRPAAQEVLNLAGRMTDMALARNPVKRFLRNLVLSMVNLSPLMKRRIALKLSGLSRAPLAQVPAPSGKPGSVGAAKSEAGPQLKLAA, encoded by the coding sequence ATGCTGCCCAAGAAAACTGAAGTCGTGATCATCGGTGCCGGTCCGACCGGCATGGCGCTGTCGATTGCTCTGCATCAAGCCAATGTCGATCACGTGCTCATCGAAAAGCTTGCGCACGGCCTGCAGACGTCGCGCGCCGGTGTCATCCATGCACAGACGCTGGAATCGCTCGAACCGCTCGGCGTTACCCAGCGGCTGAGTGAGCTTTCCGTGAAGTTGGAAGATTTCGCCATACGCGACCGAAACAGAGCGCTTCTCAAGCTCGATTTCGGCAAGCTCCCATCAAGGCATCCCTATTTGATGATGCTGCCGCAGAACCTGACAGAGCAGGTGTTCGCCGAGCGGATCTCTGCCCTTGGCGGCACCATTCATCGTGAGGTCGAGGCTGTGGCTGTCACTCAAGACAGCGATGGCGCGCGTGTGACAGTGGTCGAAAACGGCCAAGAGAAAATCATATTGGCGCGCTACGTCGTCGGTGCCGACGGCATGCAGAGCTTGGTGCGCAAGTCGACAGGCATCGAATTCGACGGCGAGGCCTATGATGGCTCGTTTGTACTGGCAGACGTTCGCCTGGACTGGCCGGTGGGGCCGACAGAAGTATCGCTGTTCTTTGCCCCAGCCGGACTGGTGGTGGTGGCGCCGCTTCCGGACGGATCATATCGTGTCGTCGCGACAATGGATGAGGCGCCGGAAAAGCCCGATGTCGCCGACATCCAGGCGTTGCTCGACAGCCGCGGACCGACCAGAAAGAGAGCCAGGGTGCTTGGCATCAGCTGGAGTTCGCGATTCCGCGTTCATCATCGCCTGGTCCGGGCCTATCGCAAGGACCGGCTGCTTCTGATGGGCGATGCCGCCCATGTCCACAGTCCGGCGGGCGGGCAAGGCATGAACACAGGCATCATCGATGCGGTCGTGCTTGGCCGGTTGCTTGGCGATGTGGTGAACGGCGTTCGTTCCGAGACGGAACTCGACCTTTATGAAACGCTGCGCCGCCCGGCCGCGCAGGAGGTCCTCAACCTCGCGGGCAGGATGACCGACATGGCACTTGCTCGCAATCCGGTGAAGCGGTTCCTGCGCAACCTCGTGCTTTCGATGGTGAACCTCAGCCCGCTCATGAAGCGTCGCATCGCGCTGAAACTGTCAGGGCTTAGCCGTGCGCCGCTCGCGCAAGTTCCCGCGCCTTCAGGCAAGCCAGGGTCAGTGGGGGCCGCCAAGTCTGAAGCCGGCCCCCAACTGAAACTCGCCGCCTGA